In Erigeron canadensis isolate Cc75 chromosome 1, C_canadensis_v1, whole genome shotgun sequence, a single window of DNA contains:
- the LOC122594664 gene encoding uncharacterized protein LOC122594664: MAWQGQYTRGDKGHPTIMLEALLQNKAHAVNFTANGQQFTKGYYLANGIYPEWATLVKSFKCPMDPKTSKFKRFQESAKKDVERAFGVLQGRWRILQQGARSLSINKIKRIMYSCVLLHNMVVEYNGRAISPLDLELIPDTPPTHSWDERVDIQLRMTGELRDRVTHNRLRGALVEHIWNLPENQRER, encoded by the exons ATGGCATGGCAAGGCCAATACACTCGTGGTGACAAAGGACATCCAACGATTatgcttgaagcg CTTCTCCAAAATAAAGCTCATGCAGTAAATTTCACCGCTAATGGCCAGCAGTTTACAAAGGGTTATTATCTAGCTAACGGTATCTATCCAGAATGGGCTAcacttgtcaagtctttcaaGTGTCCCATGGACCCTAAGACCTCTAAATTCAAACGTTTCCAAGAGTCTGCAAAAAAAGATGTGGAGCGTGCTTTTGGGGTACTTCAAGGCCGATGGAGAATCCTTCAACAAGGTGCGCGTTCATTAagtattaacaaaattaaacgcATCATGTACTCCTGTGTTTTGTTGCACAACATGGTCGTTGAATATAACGGGCGTGCAATCAGTCCTTTGGATTTGGAGCTAATTCCCGATACCCCGCCAACGCATTCTTGGGACGAACGTGTTGACATTCAGTTACGTATGACAGGGGAGTTACGTGATAGGGTGACACACAACCGTCTAAGAGGCGCCCTAGTCGAGCACATTTGGAACTTGCCGGAAAACCAACGTGAACGTTGA
- the LOC122585169 gene encoding zinc finger protein 3-like has protein sequence MELSYGEELLLSSCDPLLEDAKLRKPKEIEICDGDQEEEEDKTETCNDHESRLDQELNLIGSFNNMAASNNNSSETTTTTPQASADTTTEPRVFSCNYCQRKFYSSQALGGHQNAHKRERNLAKRGQRMGFLSSSPMFSAAAAFGHTYVYQQQQQNDQNYCSTLSSLPLHGFNNNNNRSLGIQVHSMIHKPPSCNNSMFSTSSSSGFKGFYGPKGWSSRPHVDQQPTIGKLPLASANYTSNLAAAPPSHASVGRFDVVRTNSNVDKDEITGNCLWWPELKTNNQDESQQQLDLSLKL, from the coding sequence ATGGAATTATCATATGGagaagaactactactttctTCTTGTGATCCACTACTTGAAGATGCCAAATTACGAAAACCGAAAGAGATAGAAATTTGTGATGGtgatcaagaagaagaagaagacaagacAGAAACTTGTAATGATCATGAATCAAGACTGGATCAAGAACTCAATCTTATAGGTAGTTTTAATAATATGGCTGCTAGTAATAATAATTCATCAGAAACTACAACCACTACACCACAAGCATCCGCAGATACAACTACTGAGCCTAGGGTTTTCTCATGTAACTATTGTCAAAGGAAATTCTACAGTTCACAAGCACTTGGAGGTCACCAAAATGCCCataaaagagaaagaaatcTTGCCAAAAGAGGTCAAAGAATGGGCTTTCTTTCAAGTAGTCCTATGTTTTCAGCAGCTGCAGCTTTTGGTCATACATATGtgtatcaacaacaacaacaaaatgatCAAAATTATTGCTCTACCCTTTCTTCACTTCCTCTTCATGgctttaacaacaacaacaatagaTCACTTGGAATTCAGGTACACTCAATGATCCACAAACCTCCTAGCTGTAATAACTCCATGTTTTCGACATCTTCTTCTTCGGGCTTCAAAGGCTTCTATGGACCAAAAGGATGGTCATCTAGACCCCATGTTGATCAACAACCTACTATAGGGAAACTACCATTAGCATCAGCAAACTACACATCGAATTTGGCCGCCGCACCACCGTCCCACGCCAGTGTAGGGAGGTTTGATGTTGTTAGAACGAACTCGAATGTCGACAAAGATGAAATTACTGGCAATTGTTTATGGTGGCCAGAGTTGAAGACTAATAATCAAGATGAGTCCCAACAACAACTTGACTTATCCCTCAAGCTCTAG
- the LOC122585918 gene encoding deSI-like protein At4g17486, with protein sequence MLCGMVRKKKKTGTPVYINVYDLMPVNRYTYWFGLGFYHSGVQVYGVEYAFGGSESSKPGVVKLEPKHFQGLHVRKSILIGRTELGEKECQEFIKKVAKEYPGNSYNIIYRNCNHFANDTCKRLTKKSIPRWVNRLARLNFMYSCLLPDGWNEIPPRPAVVAATRNGK encoded by the exons ATGTTATGTGGAATGGttagaaagaagaagaaaacaggGACTCCTGTGTATATAAATGTGTATGATCTTATGCCCGTTAATCGTTATACGTATTGGTTTGGCCTTGGTTTTTATCATTCTGGTGTTCAAG TTTATGGGGTTGAGTACGCATTTGGTGGTAGCGAGAGTTCAAAACCGGGGGTTGTTAAGTTGGAACCAAAACATTTCCAGGGCTTACATGTACGGAAATCTATACTAATAGGAAGAACAGAACTTGGTGAAAAGGAATGCCAAGAATTTATAAAAAAGGTAGCCAAGGAGTACCCTGGAAATAGTTACAACATTATTTACAGGAACTGCAATCACTTTGCAAATGACACGTGTAAACGGTTGACCAAAAAGTCAATCCCAAGATGGGTCAATCGACTAGCTCGACTCA ATTTTATGTATTCTTGTCTGCTGCCGGATGGTTGGAACGAAATACCACCTAGACCAGCAGTGGTTGCGGCTACACGTAATGGCAAGTAG
- the LOC122579756 gene encoding deSI-like protein At4g17486, producing MLCRMIPRKKKTGTVPVYLNVYDLTPINGYAYWVGLGVYHSGVQVHGIEYAFGAHEHSTTGIFEVEPRKCPGFTFRKSILIGRTDFGPREVRGFIEKLATEYSGNSYNLITRNCNHFCNDMCLRLTKRPIPSWVNRLARLGFLCNCVLPAGLNETKVRQIRVDESSNTEKKLRSHSSRYTSTSKPQNPLPSRTSSSSTRKNLSPRTNVKPLTVGKCNES from the exons ATGTTGTGTAGGATGATTCCCAGAAAAAAGAAGACAGGGACTGTTCCTGTATATTTGAATGTATATGATCTCACTCCAATAAATGGTTATGCTTATTGGGTTGGCCTTGGTGTGTATCACTCTGGTGTTCAAG TACATGGTATAGAATATGCATTTGGTGCACATGAACATTCGACAACGGGGATATTTGAAGTAGAGCCAAGGAAATGCCCGGGATTCACATTTAGGAAATCAATATTAATAGGAAGAACGGATTTTGGCCCAAGAGAGGTTCGTGGATTTATTGAAAAATTGGCAACAGAGTACTCGGGAAACAGTTATAATCTCATCACAAGAAACTGTAATCACTTCTGCAACGACATGTGTCTAAGGTTGACCAAGAGGCCGATTCCCAGTTGGGTCAACAGACTTGCTCGACTTG GTTTTCTTTGCAATTGTGTTCTTCCTGCTGGTCTAAACGAAACAAAAGTGAGACAAATTAGAGTAGATGAAAGTTCCAATACCGAGAAGAAGCTAAGAAGCCATTCAAGCAGATATACATCAACATCTAAACCTCAAAACCCATTACCGTCTCGTACTTCAAGTTCATCAACGAGAAAAAACTTGTCTCCAAGAACAAATGTGAAGCCATTAACAGTCGGAAAATGTAACGAAAGTTAG